A window of Nonomuraea angiospora genomic DNA:
CAGGAAGCGCATCGAGTACGGCGCGTTCGACACCACGGGCCGGGTCGCAACCCGCCTGCTGGAACTCGCCGACCGGTACGGCGAGAAGACCAACAGCGGGGTACGCGTGGCGCTGCCCCTGTCGCAGGACGAGCTGGCCGGCTGGACGGGCGCCTCCCGCGAGGCGGTCAGCAAGGCGCTGCGCACCCTGCGCGACCGGGGGCTCATCGAGACCGGGCGGCGACGCGTGGTCATCCACGACCTCGACGGCCTGCGCAAAAGGGCCCGTTAGAGCCCGTACGTACACCGCACGTCATAGTGGAGGGCATGGTCGCGGTCATTCCTCACGACGCCAGCCGCTTACGCTACGCCTGGCAGGTCTGCGCGGTCACCAGCCTGGGCCTGGTGCTCATCGGCATCGCCGGCAGCACGCTCAACGTCGCGCTCCCGACGGTCGTGCGCCACTTCCACGCCGACGCCCTGGAGTCGGGGTGGATCCTGCTGGCGTTCCTGCTGGTGAACACCGCGAGCCTGGTCTTCTTCGGCCGGGTGGCCGACCTGCTGGGCAGGCGGGAGGTCTACCTGACGGGGTTCGCGATCTTCACGGTGGCCTCGCTGCTGGCCGGGCTGTCGCCGAACGTGTGGTTCCTGATCGCGATGCGCATGCTGCAGGCGGTCGGGGCGGCGATGATCCTGGCGAACGGCACGGTGATCATCACGGACGCGTTCCCGCCCGACCGGCTGAGCCAGGGCATGGGCGTCTACATCGGTACCTTGTCGGTGGCGCAGCTGGCCGGGCCCACGCTGGGCGGGCTGATCGCGGAGACCGCGGGCTGGCAGTGGATCTTCTGGGTGAACGTGCCCGCCGGGCTGGCCGCGCTGACCGTGGGGGCGGTGATCCTGCGCAGGATGCCCAGGCGGCCGAAGGAGCCCGTGGACGCGCTGGGCAACGTGCTGCTGTTCGCGGCGCTGACGGCGGTGCTGCTGGCGCTGTCGGAGACGGGCTCGGCCGGGCTGACCAGCCCCGTGGTGCTGACCGGCGTGGCGGTCTTCCTGGTGCTGCTGCCGCTGATCGCGCTGGCCGAGCGGCGCTCCTCGAACCCGGTGCTGGACCTGCGGCTGTTCGGCGGGCGGCTGCTGGCCTACGCGAACCTGGCCTCGTTCTGCAACGCCCTGGCCCGCTCTGCGCTGATCCTGGTGGTGGCGCTGTACTTCCAGGCGGCCAGGGGGGTGGGCGCGTTCGAGGCGGGGCTGAGCGTGCTGCCGGTGCCCGTCGGGATCGGGCTGGCCTCGCCGGTCGTGGGGCTGCTGGGGCGGCGGGTGTCGCCGTACGCGCTGTCCATCGGCGGGGCGGTGCTCAGCGCTCTCGGGCTCGGGACGCTGATGCTGACCGCCGATCCCGCCACGCCGTACTGGGTGATCGGGATCGGCCTGTTCGTGGCCGGCTGCGGCAGCGGAACGTTCCTGACCGGCAACACCACCCAGGTCATGCGGGCGCTGCCGACCGGCAGCCTGGGCGTGGTCAACGGCTTCCGCGTCATGATCATGAACGTCGGCATCGTGATCAGCGTGGGCCTGTCGCTCAGCGTCCTGACCGCCTCCGTGGGGCCGGGGCTGCGGGCCCAGGTGTACGCGGGCACGCTGTCCAGGCTGTCGCCGGTGGCGGTGGGACAGCTCATGGACGGCTTCCAGCGCGCGTACGCCGTGCTGTTCGCCGTGGCCCTGGCCGGCGCGCTGCTCGCGGCCCTGGCGCGCCCTCAGAGGGCGGTGGCGAGCCTGGACTCCACGTCGCGGTAGCGGGAGACCGGGATGAGGTGGACGCCGTCGAAGGCGCCCGAGTCGCGCAGGGCGAGCACCTGCTCGCAGGCCGCCTCCACGCCCGCCATGCGGTCCGCGGCCACCTTCGCGATCAGGTCCTCCGGCAGGTCGATGTCGGGGATGGCGGCGGCCAGCATCCTGGCGTGGCGCTCGCTGGCCAGCACCATGACGCCCGCGTAGACCGGCACGTCCACGGGGTGGGCCTCGCGCCAGCGCAGCTGTGCCTCCAGCGAGAAGCCGACCTGCAGGAACAGGAAGTCGGCCGCGCGCTTCCACGTGGGCAGCGAGCGCATCGAGGCCGCCGCGCCCAGCCGCATGCCGGGCGAGAACTCCCGGGCCTCCTCGATCATCGAGCGCACGGTGAGGTCGCTGGTCCGGTTGCCGCTCGTCGGCTTGTCGCCGTAGACGAACAGGAACTGGTCAACCCCGTAGGCCGCCGCCGTGAGCAGGTCGCGGCGGAAGCCCAGCAGGTTGCGATCGCGCGAGTTGAGGCAGGCGATGCCGCGCCCGCCCATGGCCTGGACCTCGTGCGCCACCGCCACGCTCGACACCGTCGCGCGCCCGATGTGGTTGTCGGGGATGAGGAACGAGTGGGCGATCTTGCTCATGGTGCCGATCTGGTGCCTGACGTGCTTCAGATCGGGCTTGGTGGGAGGTTCGATCTCGCAGATCAGCTCGAATGGCATGGTCGAGACTCTAACCCTTGGGTGCGAGCGCCTCTATGCCGCCGAGCACGAGATCGACGCCGAACGTGTCGTACAGCCCCGGCTCCGTCCCCTTGACCAGCGGTGAGGCCATCTCGACCAGGTGCGGGTACGCCTCCTCGGGCAGCGACCGCAGGCCCGCCAGCTTGGCCCTGAGCACCTCCGGGGCGACGGTCTTGACGTGTACGGGGGCGTCGGCGATGGCGATGGCGCTCTGCAGCAGGTATTTGCTGATCAGGCAGCTCTCGTCGATGCCGAACCCGGCGCTGCGGGCCAGGCCGAGCGCCTGGTTCCAGACGGCCAGGAAGTTCGGCACCTCGACGGGGTCGATCTGCTCGATCACGCTCTTGGCGCAGGGATGCGTGCGCAGCGCCCTGATCAGCCCCTCGATCAGGTCGCGGAACTGCTCCCGCCACGGGCGCTCGTCGGCCTGCTTGGGCGCGAAGCCGCCGATCAGGTGGTCGGCCATGCCGACGAGCAGCTGCTCTTTGTTCTTGTAGTGCCAGTAGAGGGCCATCGGGGTCACGCCCAGGTCCGTGGCCAGGCGCCGGATCGTCACGGTGTCGAGCCCTTCGGCGTCACCGATCTCCAGGGCCCGCTCGGCGATCGCCTGCGCGGTCAGTTTTCCCATCACGGTTGACAACTATACGCCGTACAAGTTCAACTATACGACGTACAAGTACGGCGTATAGGAGGAGATGTCCGTGCGGTGGTGGGCTTTGGTCGCGGTGACCTTGGGCACATTCATGACTTACTTGGACAACAACGTCGGCAACGTTGCGTTGCCGACCATTCAGCGGGAGCTCGGGCTGACGATCTCGGGCCTCGAATGGATCGTGAGCTCGTACATCCTGGTCTTCGCCGGGCTGATGCTGGTCGGCGGCCGGCTGGCGGACGTGTTCGGGGCCCGCAGGGTGTTCCTCGGCGGGCTGGCCGTCTTCACGCTGGCCTCGCTGGCGGCCGGGCTGGCCGGGTCCGGCGCGACGCTGATCGCGGCGCGGGCCGTGCAGGGCGTGGGGGCGGCGCTGCTCACGCCCACCGCGCTCACGCTGATCGGCCAGATCTTCCCCGACCCCGGCGAGCGCGGCAGGGCCGTGGGCGTCTGGAGCGCCGCGGGGGCGCTCTCCATGGCGCTCGGGCCGATCACGGGCGGCTTCATCAGCCAGAACCTGCACTGGGGCTGGATCTACCTGATCAACGTGCCGATCGGCGTGGTGACGTTCGGCCTGGCGATGTGGGCGGTCAGGCCCGCGTTCACCCGCGTGCGGCACCGGATCGACGTGCCCGGGCTGGCCACCTCCGCCCTCGCCCTGTTCGCCCTGACGTACGCGCTCATCGAGGGTGAGAGCGCCGGGTGGACCTCGCCGGAGATCCTGGCCGCGTTCGGCCTGTCCGCGGCGGCGGCCGTGGCGTTCGTGCTGGTCGAGGCGCGGGCCGCGGAGCCGATGATCGCGGTCTCGCTCTTCAGGTCCAGGGTGTTCAGCGGCGGGCTGCTCACCAGCGGCGTCTGGGCGTTCGGCGTGTTCGGGATCTACTTCTTCAGCGCCCTGTGGCTGCAGAACGTGCTCGGCTTCTCCCCCACCCAGGCGGGCGCGGCGTTCGTGCCGATGGCCCTGGTCACCGCCGTGATGGCGATCCTGTCGCAGCGGATCAGCGCGCGCATCGGCATCGGCCCGGCGGTGGCGCTGGGGATGGCGCTCATGGGCGCGGCGATCTACCTGCTCTCCGGCGTGGGCGCCGGCGCCGGCTACGCCGACGTGGCCCCCTGGTTCGTGCTGTACGGGCTGGGCGGCGGCCTGCTCGTGCCCCTGACGGCCGCGATCCTCGGCGGCATGCCCCAGGGCAGGGCGGGCGTCGCCTCGGGCGTCCTGAACGTGTCACGCGAGGTGTTCGGGCTGCTCGGCATCACCGTGCTGGGGGCGATCCTGAGCGCCAGGCAGAGCGGCAGCGACAAGGCGCCGCTGCTCGCCTTCCTGGACGCCTACCAGTTCACGCTGGTCATCGCGGCGGTCGTGGTGCTGGTGGCGGTCCCGGTCGCGCTCTACTCGCTGCAGGCCCCCCGCGAGACCACGAGGGAGGACGAGCCTCAGGCCACCGCGACCGTGGGCTCGTCGAACTGAGTGCGGTAGAGCTCCTCGTAGCGGCCGCCGTCGGCCAGCAGGTCGGCGTGCGTGCCCCGCTCGACCACCCGCCCGTCCTCGATCACCAGGATGAGGTCG
This region includes:
- a CDS encoding MFS transporter, whose translation is MVAVIPHDASRLRYAWQVCAVTSLGLVLIGIAGSTLNVALPTVVRHFHADALESGWILLAFLLVNTASLVFFGRVADLLGRREVYLTGFAIFTVASLLAGLSPNVWFLIAMRMLQAVGAAMILANGTVIITDAFPPDRLSQGMGVYIGTLSVAQLAGPTLGGLIAETAGWQWIFWVNVPAGLAALTVGAVILRRMPRRPKEPVDALGNVLLFAALTAVLLALSETGSAGLTSPVVLTGVAVFLVLLPLIALAERRSSNPVLDLRLFGGRLLAYANLASFCNALARSALILVVALYFQAARGVGAFEAGLSVLPVPVGIGLASPVVGLLGRRVSPYALSIGGAVLSALGLGTLMLTADPATPYWVIGIGLFVAGCGSGTFLTGNTTQVMRALPTGSLGVVNGFRVMIMNVGIVISVGLSLSVLTASVGPGLRAQVYAGTLSRLSPVAVGQLMDGFQRAYAVLFAVALAGALLAALARPQRAVASLDSTSR
- a CDS encoding TetR/AcrR family transcriptional regulator, which encodes MGKLTAQAIAERALEIGDAEGLDTVTIRRLATDLGVTPMALYWHYKNKEQLLVGMADHLIGGFAPKQADERPWREQFRDLIEGLIRALRTHPCAKSVIEQIDPVEVPNFLAVWNQALGLARSAGFGIDESCLISKYLLQSAIAIADAPVHVKTVAPEVLRAKLAGLRSLPEEAYPHLVEMASPLVKGTEPGLYDTFGVDLVLGGIEALAPKG
- a CDS encoding methylenetetrahydrofolate reductase gives rise to the protein MPFELICEIEPPTKPDLKHVRHQIGTMSKIAHSFLIPDNHIGRATVSSVAVAHEVQAMGGRGIACLNSRDRNLLGFRRDLLTAAAYGVDQFLFVYGDKPTSGNRTSDLTVRSMIEEAREFSPGMRLGAAASMRSLPTWKRAADFLFLQVGFSLEAQLRWREAHPVDVPVYAGVMVLASERHARMLAAAIPDIDLPEDLIAKVAADRMAGVEAACEQVLALRDSGAFDGVHLIPVSRYRDVESRLATAL
- a CDS encoding DHA2 family efflux MFS transporter permease subunit yields the protein MSVRWWALVAVTLGTFMTYLDNNVGNVALPTIQRELGLTISGLEWIVSSYILVFAGLMLVGGRLADVFGARRVFLGGLAVFTLASLAAGLAGSGATLIAARAVQGVGAALLTPTALTLIGQIFPDPGERGRAVGVWSAAGALSMALGPITGGFISQNLHWGWIYLINVPIGVVTFGLAMWAVRPAFTRVRHRIDVPGLATSALALFALTYALIEGESAGWTSPEILAAFGLSAAAAVAFVLVEARAAEPMIAVSLFRSRVFSGGLLTSGVWAFGVFGIYFFSALWLQNVLGFSPTQAGAAFVPMALVTAVMAILSQRISARIGIGPAVALGMALMGAAIYLLSGVGAGAGYADVAPWFVLYGLGGGLLVPLTAAILGGMPQGRAGVASGVLNVSREVFGLLGITVLGAILSARQSGSDKAPLLAFLDAYQFTLVIAAVVVLVAVPVALYSLQAPRETTREDEPQATATVGSSN